From a region of the Candidatus Jettenia caeni genome:
- a CDS encoding 2-oxoglutarate dehydrogenase complex E2 component, translating into MPIDVIMPQMGESVAEGTILKWLVQEGDRVEKEQPIVEISTDKIDTEVPASVTGVIKKILYPEGKTVPVQTVIAYLEAVEQTEDADIPEEKLKAAKAVEKAKVPEEIEKAEEKERRYSPLVRKLAQEYAINLEEVKGTGEGGRVTKKDVMDYMASKAVTSAPSRTEGETKIFERETLIPFNPKRKITAGRMVQSKRAAAHVTTVFEIDMTSIERYRELNKDALKREEIHLTYLPFVTLATARALKEHPLLNSSWTDEGIVQKNYYNIGIAVSLEDGLIVPVIQDADKKDLLQLAQEIQDLAQRSRTKRLKPEDVQGGTFTITNYGINGSLFGTPVIVLPQAAILGVGSVLKRPVVIADAIAIRSMMYLSLSFDHRIMDGANADMFLRRIKNILEGWEVSPYKKEISYEKTKSSPPA; encoded by the coding sequence GGGACCGTGTTGAGAAGGAACAACCTATCGTTGAAATAAGTACCGATAAGATTGATACCGAAGTGCCTGCATCCGTTACCGGTGTTATAAAGAAAATTCTGTATCCTGAAGGAAAGACAGTGCCGGTACAGACAGTAATTGCTTACCTTGAGGCTGTTGAACAAACAGAAGACGCAGATATACCAGAAGAAAAGCTCAAGGCAGCAAAGGCGGTTGAAAAAGCAAAGGTACCGGAAGAAATTGAAAAAGCAGAAGAGAAAGAAAGAAGATACTCGCCCCTGGTGCGGAAATTAGCTCAGGAATATGCTATTAATCTGGAAGAAGTAAAGGGTACGGGTGAAGGAGGCCGTGTTACAAAAAAAGACGTTATGGATTATATGGCTTCAAAAGCCGTTACTTCTGCGCCTTCCCGAACAGAAGGCGAAACAAAGATTTTTGAGAGAGAAACGCTTATTCCTTTCAATCCCAAGCGAAAGATTACCGCCGGCAGGATGGTACAAAGCAAGCGGGCAGCAGCTCATGTAACAACCGTATTTGAGATTGATATGACATCTATTGAACGATATCGGGAATTGAACAAAGACGCCCTGAAAAGAGAGGAGATACATCTTACGTATCTGCCGTTCGTAACGCTTGCAACAGCACGCGCACTTAAAGAACATCCTCTCCTGAACTCCTCCTGGACAGATGAGGGTATCGTGCAGAAAAATTATTATAATATAGGAATAGCCGTATCTCTTGAGGATGGACTCATCGTTCCTGTAATACAAGATGCTGATAAAAAGGATCTGCTGCAATTAGCTCAGGAAATTCAGGATCTGGCTCAACGTTCGCGCACAAAGAGATTAAAACCCGAAGATGTACAGGGAGGGACTTTCACTATTACCAATTATGGTATTAACGGAAGTTTGTTTGGAACGCCTGTCATCGTACTGCCACAAGCGGCTATATTAGGTGTTGGATCTGTACTGAAAAGACCTGTTGTCATAGCGGATGCGATTGCAATTCGTTCCATGATGTATCTCAGCCTCTCATTCGATCACCGGATTATGGATGGAGCAAATGCCGATATGTTTCTTCGCAGAATAAAAAATATTTTAGAAGGATGGGAGGTTTCCCCTTATAAGAAGGAGATATCGTATGAAAAGACAAAATCTTCTCCTCCAGCTTGA
- a CDS encoding lipoate-protein ligase → MKRQNLLLQLDIMEYGEAWELQKLLLDARISDIIKDCFLLLQHPPTFTFGRRYKEINLIANKRQYEDKGFTVYKTDRGGLATYHGPGQIVGYPIIKMCTYTKDYYQYLRMLEEVMIRTLSDFGIRAERKEEYTGVWINKAKIGFIGVRIALGYTMHGFSLNVNNDVSPFNYITPCGIQGVTTTSVQELSRTKISVSDVYTRIASHYSEVFQIQLLPVEMEPIFQKIGFKKKRLLCKGANLKVCPA, encoded by the coding sequence ATGAAAAGACAAAATCTTCTCCTCCAGCTTGATATCATGGAATACGGTGAAGCCTGGGAGCTTCAAAAGTTGTTATTAGACGCCAGAATTTCTGATATAATAAAAGATTGTTTTCTCTTACTTCAGCACCCTCCTACTTTTACGTTTGGCCGCAGATATAAAGAAATTAATTTAATAGCAAATAAAAGGCAGTATGAGGATAAGGGTTTTACCGTCTATAAAACGGACCGGGGTGGCCTGGCTACTTATCACGGTCCAGGCCAGATAGTTGGTTATCCTATTATAAAAATGTGTACCTATACGAAAGACTACTATCAATACCTGAGAATGCTGGAAGAGGTGATGATAAGGACGCTATCAGACTTTGGCATCAGGGCGGAACGAAAAGAGGAATACACAGGAGTCTGGATAAACAAGGCAAAGATCGGATTTATTGGTGTCCGGATTGCACTTGGCTATACCATGCATGGATTCTCTCTTAATGTAAATAACGATGTATCGCCATTCAATTATATAACTCCTTGTGGAATTCAGGGAGTAACGACTACGTCTGTTCAGGAACTGTCCCGTACAAAAATATCTGTTTCTGATGTATATACGAGAATTGCCAGTCATTATTCAGAGGTATTTCAAATACAACTCCTGCCGGTTGAAATGGAACCAATATTCCAAAAGATTGGTTTTAAGAAAAAGAGGCTTCTTTGCAAAGGCGCAAACCTGAAGGTTTGTCCTGCGTAG
- a CDS encoding putative co-chaperone GrpE, with protein MSNEAEKDTNHPSEKVEIVQPSEVLFAEQQAIIQSLKQELESGKKRICETQEAMRRLAADFDNYQKRVVKERQDIERTATASLIKKLLDIYESLEKAICSSKNAAGNEIVDGIKLIFKEFSRIMKSEGLEPIHSIGIPLDVYKHEVFMRKIDDNVPEDTVLEEIQKGYLLNKFVLRTAKVVVSQKSKQENIQNLEKTEEEKGG; from the coding sequence ATGTCAAATGAAGCTGAAAAAGATACGAACCATCCATCAGAAAAAGTGGAAATTGTACAGCCATCCGAGGTGCTATTTGCAGAACAACAGGCAATTATCCAATCTCTAAAACAAGAATTAGAATCGGGTAAGAAAAGGATTTGTGAAACTCAGGAGGCTATGCGGAGACTTGCCGCTGATTTTGATAATTACCAAAAACGGGTAGTAAAAGAACGTCAGGATATTGAACGCACAGCTACTGCATCATTGATCAAAAAGCTATTGGATATTTACGAGAGCCTGGAAAAAGCGATTTGTTCGTCAAAAAATGCGGCAGGAAATGAAATTGTGGATGGGATTAAATTAATTTTTAAAGAATTTTCTCGCATCATGAAGTCAGAAGGTTTGGAACCTATACATTCTATAGGCATCCCTTTGGATGTTTATAAGCACGAGGTCTTCATGCGAAAGATTGATGATAATGTCCCTGAAGATACCGTTTTGGAAGAGATTCAAAAGGGTTATTTACTAAATAAATTTGTATTAAGAACTGCAAAAGTGGTAGTATCACAGAAATCAAAACAGGAAAATATTCAGAATCTGGAAAAGACAGAAGAGGAAAAAGGAGGTTAA
- a CDS encoding molecular chaperone DnaK, producing MAKIIGIDLGTSNSAAAALIGGKPTIIPSAEGSTLGGKAFPSYVAFTKDGEKLVGEPARRQAVSNPEGTIYGIKRKMGTDHKVTIRGKTFTPQQISAFILQKIKQDAEAFLGERIEKAVITVPAYFNDNQRQATKDAGTIAGLDVVRIINEPTAAALAYGLDKVEKSQKILVFDFGGGTLDCTVMDFGQGVFEVVSTSGDTQLGGTDMDNTIVEYLVDEFKKEYGIDIKNDKMAMQRLREAAEKAKIELSTTLTTDINLPFLTADASGPKHFTHTLTRAKLEQLVSPIVSRCAHSVEQALKDAKLTPNDIDKVILVGGPTRMPVVQRFVEDYLGKKIERGIDPMECVAMGAAIQAGVLSGEVKDLVLLDVTPLSLGIETLGGVLTRLIDRNTTIPTKKSQVFTTAEDNQTSVEIHVLQGERAMARDNVTLGKFHLTGIPPAPRGVPQVEVSFDIDANGIINVHAKDLGTGNEQKITITASTKLNKEDIDRMVKQAQEYADQDKRSKEKAEIKNKADNLAYSAEKTLKDMAGKVDAAQKEKVEAAIRDLRESVKSEDETGMQQKMDALTNVLHEISAKMYQESAKKGEQQPPPPPPPGSEGKKKEGKKGEGGEEDIIDADYEVKE from the coding sequence ATGGCAAAGATTATTGGTATAGATTTGGGGACAAGTAATTCTGCTGCAGCCGCGTTGATTGGTGGCAAACCCACCATAATTCCCAGTGCGGAAGGCTCAACCCTGGGGGGCAAAGCATTTCCTTCATATGTTGCATTTACAAAAGATGGTGAAAAACTTGTGGGTGAACCTGCAAGAAGGCAGGCTGTTAGCAACCCTGAAGGGACTATCTATGGAATTAAGAGAAAAATGGGCACCGATCATAAAGTCACCATTCGCGGTAAAACCTTCACTCCTCAGCAAATATCCGCGTTTATCTTGCAGAAGATAAAACAGGATGCCGAAGCATTTCTTGGTGAACGGATTGAAAAGGCGGTAATTACCGTTCCTGCCTATTTTAATGATAATCAGAGGCAAGCTACCAAAGACGCGGGAACTATTGCCGGACTGGACGTAGTCCGTATTATTAATGAGCCTACAGCAGCAGCATTGGCCTATGGGCTTGATAAGGTTGAGAAATCCCAAAAAATCCTTGTGTTTGATTTTGGCGGTGGTACCCTGGATTGTACCGTTATGGACTTCGGGCAAGGTGTTTTTGAGGTAGTTTCAACAAGTGGCGATACCCAACTGGGTGGCACCGATATGGATAACACTATTGTTGAATATCTGGTGGATGAATTTAAGAAGGAATACGGTATTGACATTAAAAATGATAAGATGGCTATGCAACGGTTAAGAGAAGCTGCGGAAAAGGCGAAAATAGAGCTTTCGACAACCCTCACAACTGATATTAATCTTCCGTTCCTTACCGCCGATGCCTCCGGGCCGAAACACTTTACCCATACATTAACCAGGGCAAAGCTGGAACAACTTGTTTCTCCGATCGTCAGCCGATGCGCTCATTCAGTTGAACAGGCATTAAAAGATGCCAAGTTGACGCCAAATGACATCGACAAGGTTATTCTTGTTGGCGGCCCCACACGTATGCCGGTCGTACAGAGGTTTGTTGAAGATTATTTAGGGAAGAAAATCGAACGGGGAATTGATCCTATGGAATGTGTAGCCATGGGCGCAGCTATTCAGGCTGGTGTATTATCCGGAGAGGTTAAAGATCTTGTTCTTCTCGATGTAACGCCTCTCTCCCTTGGTATCGAAACCCTTGGTGGTGTGTTAACCCGTTTAATAGACAGAAACACAACCATTCCTACCAAGAAGAGCCAGGTTTTTACAACAGCGGAGGATAACCAGACGAGTGTGGAAATCCATGTACTTCAAGGCGAAAGGGCAATGGCCAGAGATAATGTGACACTGGGGAAGTTTCATCTTACCGGTATACCTCCTGCGCCACGGGGTGTTCCTCAGGTTGAAGTAAGTTTTGATATTGATGCAAATGGTATTATCAACGTTCATGCAAAGGATCTTGGCACAGGAAATGAACAAAAAATTACCATTACGGCTTCAACAAAGCTGAATAAAGAAGATATTGACCGCATGGTGAAACAGGCACAGGAATATGCAGACCAGGATAAACGGTCAAAAGAAAAGGCCGAAATAAAAAATAAGGCAGATAATCTTGCTTATAGTGCGGAAAAGACCTTAAAGGACATGGCAGGAAAGGTAGATGCTGCTCAGAAAGAAAAGGTCGAAGCTGCTATCCGGGATTTGAGAGAATCGGTAAAATCCGAAGATGAAACGGGTATGCAGCAAAAGATGGATGCCCTGACAAATGTGTTGCATGAAATTAGCGCGAAGATGTATCAGGAATCTGCAAAAAAAGGAGAACAGCAACCACCACCACCTCCTCCTCCCGGAAGTGAAGGGAAGAAAAAGGAAGGGAAGAAGGGTGAAGGTGGAGAGGAAGATATTATCGATGCTGATTATGAAGTAAAAGAATAA
- a CDS encoding cobalamin biosynthesis protein — protein sequence MVLICVNLCPTAEFNYHISIFILRFLILPTITLIQITVAYILDLLIGDPQWAYHPIRLIGKLIESVECILRRLSIPERIAGIFLTTIIVTVTYLTTYAVIRVSGQWYYVCEIMTGTVVIYFAISIRSLADEAKKVMTFLKENDLIQARKALSQIVGRDTAYLNEEQIIRACVETVAESSVDGILSPLFYSFAGGPGAAMAYKAVSTLDSMVGHKDERYIRFGWASARLDDVANYIPARISGVLIPIASFLCGYGLRKSLRIAFRDGRKHQSPNSGIPEAAMAGALRVQLGGPSTYQGEVIKKPFIGDVQNRLTLESIGMAITIMQVASLLFLTCGIGVVVCLKWAFS from the coding sequence TTGGTACTTATCTGTGTTAATCTGTGTCCAACTGCAGAATTTAACTATCATATTTCTATTTTTATTCTACGGTTTTTAATCCTGCCTACAATAACTCTTATTCAAATTACAGTTGCCTATATCCTGGATCTCCTTATCGGTGATCCTCAATGGGCTTATCATCCGATCCGATTGATCGGGAAGCTTATAGAAAGTGTTGAATGTATCTTACGAAGGTTATCCATCCCTGAACGGATTGCCGGGATATTTTTGACTACGATCATCGTAACAGTAACATATCTGACAACGTATGCAGTAATACGGGTATCGGGGCAATGGTATTACGTCTGTGAAATAATGACAGGAACTGTTGTTATTTATTTTGCAATTTCTATAAGAAGTCTGGCTGATGAAGCAAAAAAGGTAATGACATTTCTGAAAGAAAATGATTTAATACAGGCCCGAAAAGCGCTGTCACAGATCGTAGGACGTGATACAGCGTATCTCAATGAAGAACAGATAATACGGGCTTGCGTGGAAACTGTCGCTGAGAGCAGTGTAGATGGTATCTTATCACCCTTATTTTATTCTTTTGCCGGGGGGCCGGGTGCAGCGATGGCCTATAAGGCTGTAAGTACGCTTGATTCTATGGTTGGACATAAGGACGAGAGATATATCCGGTTTGGCTGGGCGTCTGCAAGACTGGATGATGTAGCTAACTACATTCCAGCCAGAATTTCTGGCGTGTTAATTCCGATAGCATCTTTTCTCTGTGGTTATGGTCTCCGGAAATCTTTGAGAATTGCTTTTCGTGATGGTCGTAAACATCAAAGTCCCAATAGCGGCATTCCCGAAGCTGCTATGGCGGGAGCCTTAAGAGTACAGCTAGGGGGGCCGAGTACTTATCAGGGTGAGGTGATAAAAAAACCATTCATCGGAGATGTTCAGAATCGATTAACTTTGGAATCGATAGGTATGGCAATAACCATAATGCAGGTTGCCTCTCTTTTGTTTTTGACCTGTGGAATCGGAGTTGTTGTGTGCCTGAAATGGGCCTTTTCGTAA
- a CDS encoding cobalt ABC transporter permease component produces the protein MGFANNLVEGLDPRSKIISFLSIILCMVLTPITRLKDFGLYFLLILAIAFIAKITPRQILKRMFFLIPFILFVAIFIPFIKEGNVYWSIKIGYWQLRVTYEGVWTFLNVIIKSGLSIILLVIASSTTTFPDFLQGMEMLRMPRLLVILMSFMYRYIFVLFDEAKRLMRARALRYFGSRYSEQLWIIGYMIGVLFIRTFERARRIYSAMTIRGFTGEIRSIKRFQFSYIDFLFITGIIISLLFIVSGIVYKLEHMKINNAHLWQAL, from the coding sequence ATGGGATTTGCCAATAATCTGGTAGAAGGCTTGGACCCAAGGTCAAAAATTATCTCATTTCTTTCCATAATCCTCTGTATGGTATTGACGCCTATTACCCGTCTGAAGGACTTCGGATTGTATTTTTTACTCATACTGGCAATAGCATTCATAGCAAAGATCACACCCAGGCAAATACTGAAAAGGATGTTTTTCTTAATTCCTTTTATTCTTTTCGTTGCAATTTTTATCCCTTTTATAAAAGAGGGAAATGTTTATTGGTCGATAAAGATAGGTTATTGGCAACTGCGTGTTACCTATGAGGGCGTCTGGACATTTTTAAATGTTATTATAAAATCGGGTTTGTCGATAATCTTACTGGTGATTGCCTCCTCTACGACAACCTTTCCTGATTTTTTACAAGGAATGGAAATGCTTCGCATGCCGCGCTTATTGGTAATACTCATGTCATTTATGTATCGTTATATCTTTGTGCTTTTTGATGAAGCCAAACGATTGATGCGGGCAAGAGCTCTCCGGTATTTTGGGTCCCGGTATAGTGAACAATTATGGATAATTGGATATATGATCGGGGTATTATTTATCAGAACCTTTGAGCGTGCAAGGAGAATTTACAGTGCGATGACCATCAGGGGATTTACCGGGGAAATACGGAGTATTAAACGGTTTCAGTTCTCCTATATAGACTTTTTATTTATAACCGGTATAATTATATCGCTATTATTCATTGTATCAGGTATTGTTTATAAATTAGAACATATGAAAATAAACAACGCGCACCTATGGCAAGCATTATAA
- a CDS encoding cobalt ABC transporter ATP-binding component gives MASIIKVSNLNYRYPDGTVGLKDVSFEAEEGETLVIIGANGTGKSTLFMNLTGILEGDGHITIAGLMLNKIQVKEIRRKVGMVFQNPDDQLFCPTVIDDVSFGPLNLGWDNNEVMVASQKALALVDLEGYESRTSYHLSFGEKKRAAIATVLSMDPKILLLDEPTSGLDPRSTSKFINILYTLKSQGKTILIVTHDIFLAQGIADKVLVFSEEKRPVAIGSYKEILSNYGLLLKNNLIYQHQHCHDYTVHKHEHRHGYIHEHL, from the coding sequence ATGGCAAGCATTATAAAAGTTTCAAATCTGAATTACCGTTATCCTGACGGGACGGTAGGGCTAAAAGACGTTAGTTTTGAGGCGGAAGAAGGGGAGACGTTGGTCATTATCGGCGCCAATGGAACTGGCAAGTCAACGCTGTTTATGAACCTGACGGGTATCCTGGAAGGCGATGGGCATATTACTATTGCAGGTTTAATGTTAAACAAAATACAGGTGAAAGAGATCAGACGGAAAGTAGGTATGGTATTTCAAAATCCTGATGATCAACTGTTTTGTCCTACCGTTATTGACGATGTTTCGTTTGGGCCTTTAAATTTAGGATGGGATAATAACGAGGTGATGGTTGCATCACAAAAGGCGTTAGCGCTGGTCGATCTGGAAGGCTACGAATCCCGTACATCATATCATCTGAGTTTTGGCGAAAAGAAAAGGGCAGCTATTGCCACCGTACTATCTATGGATCCAAAGATCTTGTTGCTCGATGAACCCACGAGTGGATTAGACCCCAGGAGTACATCGAAATTTATCAATATACTGTATACCCTAAAATCTCAAGGCAAGACGATCCTCATTGTAACACACGATATCTTCCTTGCGCAGGGGATAGCTGATAAGGTGCTTGTTTTTAGTGAGGAAAAAAGACCCGTGGCGATAGGGAGTTATAAAGAAATATTAAGCAATTATGGCCTATTATTAAAAAATAATCTGATTTATCAGCACCAGCACTGTCATGACTACACAGTACATAAACATGAACACCGGCACGGATACATCCATGAACATTTATAG